A stretch of DNA from Paenibacillus albus:
GCTTCATCCATTGCGCCAAAGCGTTCAAACGCTCGAAGCTGTGGGAGCCGGCAAGCTGGCCTCAGCAGGATGCACATCCGAATCCGGCACGGATACTGGCCGATCATGCAAGTAAGCTTGGCAAGACGGAAGAAGAGATTGCTTCCGCGCTGCGAGATAGTTACGAGAAAAGACTATATTAATATTAATATAAATAGAGATAAGAGTTGGTTCATCATGATTATGGTATTCGATGAATCTCAATCACATAGAGGAGATGCCGCAATTGATTAGACAAGCAACAGCAGATGAAATAGCAACCATAGTAGAGCTGAAGTTAAGGATGTTCGAAGAAGCCGGCATCAAGCATTATTTAAAAGCAGAGGCATCCGCCGAGATTCATGCGACATATGCCGAGATGTACCGTAACCTTCTTGCTATTCATTTCGTCTTGGAAGAAGAAGGAAGTATCGTTGCGTGCGCTGGCGCTTTCTTGAAATCAGATATTCCGTACTGCTTTTATGAAACGGATTGTTATGGTTTCATTGGAGACGTCTATGTCATGCCGGAGTACCGGAATCGCGGTTATGCGCGCCGATTAACGGAAGAAGCAATCAGCTGGCTTCAAGCTGGCGGTGTGAAGACGATTCGGCTGCTAGCTTCCCCTGCAGGCAGGCATTTGTATGAAACGATGGGCTTCAAGCCGACGCACGAGATGGAACTTAAGCTGTAACGAAGGCTTGAGCACGGACAGCTACACTTAAGGAGGCGGTTTGAATTGCCTTGGCCGATGGTTCATTTTGGTATTGCAGAGAAATTGTATAAAGGACAGCCCTCCCCAAGCTTCCTTCTCGGCAGCATTGCACCGGATGCGATCCACGTGAGGGGACAAGTGACACGTGCGGAGAAAGGGGCAACGCATTTCGTTACAGGAGATCGATTCCCAAGTGTCGAGCAGTTGAAATATCATTGCTTGCACCACCTAAGTCATGTTAGCGAAACGGAGCAGGCAGACTTTGTTCGCGGATATATCGCTCATGTATACGCTGATATGAGGTGGACCGAAACGATCTATGCGAGATTTGAGCAGGATTTCAACAATGAGGGGCATAAGCAGAGTCGAGGCATCCGCGATGTCTATAATGAAGAAATGAGTCAGACGGAATTTACACTGCTGCGGACGCAAACATGGGCGGGAGAATTGCTGAATATGCTGCGGGAATCTTCGGTTAATGGTCTGGAGCCACTCGTCTCGGAGCATGAAGTATGCCGCTATCGAGAGCTGAAGCTGGATTGGTTAAACGAACCTGATAACGAGCCCTGTATTGAGCCGCTGTATTT
This window harbors:
- a CDS encoding GNAT family N-acetyltransferase, producing MIRQATADEIATIVELKLRMFEEAGIKHYLKAEASAEIHATYAEMYRNLLAIHFVLEEEGSIVACAGAFLKSDIPYCFYETDCYGFIGDVYVMPEYRNRGYARRLTEEAISWLQAGGVKTIRLLASPAGRHLYETMGFKPTHEMELKL